One Pseudonocardia sediminis DNA window includes the following coding sequences:
- a CDS encoding CheR family methyltransferase, protein MAENPPADPENDPVTDPGIDDGFEALLTHLRETRGFDFTGYKRTSLRRRIQHRMDQVGIEGFAAYVDHLEVTPDEFAALFNTILINVTGFFRDPDTWSYLRTDVLPGLLEARPADTVIRVWCAGCASGEEAYTIAILLAELLGPEEFGRRVKIYATDVDEDALAYARAATYTERELQGVPADLRERWFEPVGSRHAFRKDLRRSVIFGRNDLVQDAPISRIDLLSCRNTLMYFTPQTQAGMMSRFRFALAPHGVLVLGRAEMLLSHGRLFEPIDLKSRVFRKNRSVAAGVTPMSPEFVADRRGAGTMDRLREHALAAGPVPQIVLTGDDVVALANQRAEELLGVGARDVGRPLRDLEVSYRPVELRSVVERVRMNRTAERITEVRLERAGETRWFAVDVAPLVAADGGRLGVSVAFHDVSAAHRLQGELERANAQLESLYEELQSTSEELETTNEELQSTVEELETTNEELQSTNEELETMNEELRSSNDELQSTNDEVRVRSGQLDGVNEFLESILSSLRSGVIVLDRQLQVTVWNAVAEEMWGLRREEVLGQHVFNLDMGLPTDGLRTAARKVLADRDHTDVLEVDAVNRRGRTVTVRIAVNPLLGTDGAVSGCVLLMD, encoded by the coding sequence GTGGCCGAGAACCCGCCAGCCGACCCCGAGAACGACCCCGTCACCGACCCCGGGATCGACGACGGGTTCGAGGCGCTGCTGACCCACCTGCGCGAGACCCGCGGCTTCGATTTCACCGGCTACAAGCGCACCAGCCTGCGACGCCGGATCCAGCACCGGATGGACCAGGTCGGGATCGAGGGGTTCGCCGCCTACGTCGACCACCTCGAGGTCACCCCGGACGAGTTCGCGGCGCTGTTCAACACGATCCTGATCAACGTCACCGGGTTCTTCCGGGACCCCGACACCTGGTCCTACCTGCGCACCGACGTCCTGCCCGGGCTGCTGGAGGCCCGCCCCGCGGACACGGTGATCCGCGTCTGGTGCGCGGGTTGCGCGTCCGGTGAGGAGGCGTACACGATCGCGATCCTGCTCGCCGAGCTGCTCGGGCCCGAGGAGTTCGGGCGCCGGGTGAAGATCTACGCCACCGACGTCGACGAGGACGCGCTGGCCTACGCGCGCGCCGCCACCTACACCGAGCGCGAGCTGCAGGGGGTGCCCGCAGACCTGCGGGAACGGTGGTTCGAGCCGGTCGGGTCGCGCCACGCGTTCCGCAAGGACCTGCGCCGCAGCGTCATCTTCGGCCGCAACGACCTCGTCCAGGACGCGCCGATCTCCCGGATCGACCTGCTCTCCTGCCGCAACACGCTGATGTACTTCACCCCGCAGACCCAGGCCGGGATGATGTCGCGGTTCCGGTTCGCGCTCGCCCCGCACGGTGTGCTGGTCCTCGGGCGGGCGGAGATGCTGCTCAGCCACGGTCGGCTGTTCGAACCGATCGACCTCAAGTCCCGGGTGTTCCGCAAGAACCGGTCCGTGGCCGCCGGTGTGACGCCGATGTCGCCCGAGTTCGTCGCCGACCGCCGCGGTGCGGGCACCATGGACCGCCTGCGCGAGCACGCACTGGCAGCGGGACCGGTCCCGCAGATCGTGCTCACCGGGGACGACGTCGTGGCCCTGGCCAACCAGCGCGCGGAGGAGCTGCTCGGCGTCGGTGCCCGCGACGTCGGCCGTCCGCTGCGGGACCTGGAGGTCTCCTACCGGCCGGTCGAGCTGCGCTCGGTCGTCGAGCGGGTACGGATGAACCGCACCGCCGAACGGATCACCGAGGTCCGGCTCGAACGGGCGGGGGAGACGCGCTGGTTCGCCGTCGACGTCGCCCCGCTGGTCGCGGCCGACGGCGGCCGGCTCGGGGTGTCGGTCGCGTTCCACGACGTCAGCGCGGCGCACCGCCTGCAGGGCGAGCTGGAGCGGGCGAACGCCCAGCTGGAGTCGCTCTACGAGGAGCTGCAGTCGACCAGCGAGGAGCTGGAGACGACGAACGAGGAGCTGCAGTCCACCGTCGAGGAGCTGGAGACGACCAACGAGGAGCTCCAGTCCACGAACGAGGAGCTGGAGACCATGAACGAGGAGCTCCGGTCCTCCAACGACGAGCTCCAGAGCACCAACGACGAGGTCCGCGTCCGCAGCGGGCAGCTCGACGGCGTCAACGAGTTCCTGGAGTCGATCCTGTCCTCGCTGCGCTCCGGCGTGATCGTGCTGGACCGGCAGCTGCAGGTCACGGTCTGGAACGCCGTCGCCGAGGAGATGTGGGGCCTGCGCCGCGAGGAGGTCCTCGGCCAGCACGTGTTCAACCTGGACATGGGCCTGCCGACCGACGGCCTGCGGACCGCGGCGCGCAAGGTCCTCGCCGACCGCGACCACACCGACGTCCTCGAGGTCGACGCCGTGAACCGCCGCGGGCGCACCGTGACCGTCCGGATCGCGGTGAACCCGCTGCTCGGCACGGACGGCGCGGTGAGCGGCTGCGTGCTCCTGATGGACTGA
- a CDS encoding STAS domain-containing protein has product MSAMVVTQHRHGRAVVVRPHGLLDLSTYAALRDALLKCAADDPSGIVVDLSELAADRVSSLSVFPTVALRISPWPGVPLVLAAPGGDLAGLLAGSAVARFVPVHDRVDVALEALSGPCPRRLARTRFVTGASAPGAVRSWVREICLRWSVTPLDGPVLVASELATNVVTHTTSEELVVRLEMRPAGLSVAVADADPRPPALGPGGVVPTVSGLVLVDMLSRVWGHSPRWDGGKVVWAVLALPGGPEGPLMPAGPESAQLPAREPFAREPFDGPGDLGR; this is encoded by the coding sequence ATGAGCGCGATGGTGGTGACCCAGCACCGGCACGGCCGGGCCGTCGTGGTGCGCCCGCACGGCCTGCTCGACCTGTCCACGTACGCGGCGTTGCGCGACGCCCTGCTCAAGTGCGCCGCCGACGACCCGTCGGGGATCGTGGTGGACCTCTCCGAGCTCGCGGCGGACCGCGTCAGCTCGTTGTCGGTGTTCCCGACCGTCGCCCTGAGGATCTCGCCGTGGCCGGGTGTCCCGCTCGTGCTGGCCGCCCCGGGCGGTGACCTGGCCGGGCTGCTGGCCGGCAGTGCCGTGGCCCGCTTCGTACCGGTGCACGACCGCGTCGACGTCGCGCTGGAGGCACTGAGCGGTCCCTGCCCGCGACGTCTGGCCCGCACGCGTTTCGTGACCGGGGCGTCGGCTCCGGGCGCGGTCCGCAGCTGGGTCCGCGAGATCTGCCTCCGCTGGTCGGTGACGCCGCTCGACGGACCGGTCCTGGTGGCCTCCGAGCTGGCCACGAACGTGGTCACGCACACCACGTCGGAGGAGCTGGTGGTGCGCCTGGAGATGCGCCCCGCCGGGCTGTCGGTCGCGGTCGCCGACGCCGACCCCCGTCCCCCCGCGCTCGGTCCGGGCGGCGTCGTCCCGACGGTCAGCGGGCTCGTCCTCGTGGACATGCTGTCGCGGGTGTGGGGGCACAGCCCGCGCTGGGACGGTGGCAAGGTCGTGTGGGCCGTGCTGGCCCTCCCCGGTGGCCCGGAGGGGCCGCTGATGCCGGCCGGACCCGAGAGCGCGCAGCTGCCGGCGCGCGAGCCGTTCGCCCGCGAGCCGTTCGACGGCCCGGGCGACCTGGGGCGGTAG
- a CDS encoding chemotaxis protein CheB, giving the protein MTRRDTIVVGASAGGVEALSVLVSGLPADLPAAVLVVLHLPEAGRSALASVLDRFGPLPVQEALPSAPLRPGTVIVAPPGRHLLVAGGDTVLSSGPAENGHRPAVDALFRSAARTRGSAVIGVQLSGTLDDGAAGMVSIAAAGGTVVVQEPADAASAGMPEAVMGLLRPDHVLPASEIGPLLAALAGGDAAPAPAGPGTPDRIADALEHLGRDGGPFVPRQRESPGERYERALWTAHRVLRERSGLALRLEGVARDSDLDEMRRRHSGIAAEHADAAAVLRELLLCGVPQDRVTPWSPAGDGTPGDGTPEDGTAADRTAGDGAPER; this is encoded by the coding sequence GTGACCCGGCGCGACACGATCGTCGTCGGTGCCTCGGCGGGAGGCGTCGAGGCACTCTCCGTGCTGGTCTCCGGCCTGCCCGCGGACCTTCCCGCGGCCGTGCTGGTCGTCCTGCACCTGCCCGAGGCAGGGCGCAGCGCGCTGGCGTCGGTCCTGGACCGCTTCGGTCCGCTGCCGGTACAGGAGGCACTTCCGTCGGCGCCCCTGCGGCCCGGCACGGTGATCGTCGCCCCGCCGGGCCGTCACCTGCTCGTCGCCGGCGGAGACACGGTGCTCTCGTCCGGGCCCGCCGAGAACGGGCACCGCCCCGCCGTCGACGCGCTGTTCCGCTCCGCCGCCCGCACCCGCGGCTCCGCCGTGATCGGCGTGCAGCTCTCCGGCACCCTCGACGACGGCGCGGCCGGCATGGTCTCGATCGCCGCGGCCGGCGGGACGGTCGTCGTCCAGGAGCCCGCCGACGCCGCGTCCGCGGGGATGCCGGAGGCGGTGATGGGCCTGCTGCGGCCCGACCACGTGCTGCCGGCGTCGGAGATCGGGCCGCTGCTCGCCGCTCTCGCCGGGGGCGACGCCGCGCCCGCGCCCGCCGGGCCGGGGACGCCGGACCGGATCGCGGATGCGTTGGAACACCTCGGGCGCGACGGCGGACCGTTCGTCCCCCGCCAGCGGGAGAGTCCCGGCGAGCGCTACGAGCGGGCGTTGTGGACGGCGCACCGCGTGCTGCGGGAGAGGTCGGGACTCGCCCTGCGACTGGAGGGCGTGGCGCGGGACTCCGATCTCGACGAGATGCGCCGGCGCCACTCCGGCATCGCGGCCGAGCACGCCGACGCCGCCGCCGTGCTGCGCGAGCTGCTGCTGTGCGGCGTGCCGCAGGACCGGGTCACCCCCTGGTCGCCGGCCGGGGACGGGACGCCGGGGGACGGGACACCGGAGGACGGGACGGCGGCGGACCGGACGGCGGGAGACGGGGCGCCGGAGCGATGA
- a CDS encoding DUF3040 domain-containing protein, whose product MTAGPADERPLSEDELRALHGIEAHVRDSDPEFPQRLGSAPGLRHPALRGIGRRPRGSEIAAVVLLASLYIVVLLHVPEHLVLVTVVVTQVVIVPACCVLWAVRRGRG is encoded by the coding sequence GTGACGGCCGGACCGGCGGACGAGCGCCCGCTCAGCGAGGACGAGCTGCGCGCCCTGCACGGCATCGAGGCGCACGTCCGCGACTCCGACCCGGAGTTCCCGCAACGGCTCGGTTCGGCCCCGGGCCTGCGCCACCCGGCCCTGCGCGGGATCGGACGACGACCGCGCGGGTCGGAGATCGCGGCCGTCGTCCTCCTCGCGTCGCTCTACATCGTCGTGCTCCTGCACGTTCCGGAGCACCTCGTGCTGGTGACCGTCGTCGTCACCCAGGTCGTGATCGTCCCGGCGTGCTGCGTGCTGTGGGCGGTCCGCCGGGGACGCGGGTAG
- a CDS encoding DUF3099 domain-containing protein, whose translation MTEHLSHRPSTAPVLITDAPMSYEEELAVRKRRYALMMGMRIPLMIAAVVFISVPWVAVTLLLASVPLPWMAVLIANDRLPRKVEKVNRYRSRPDELEAREHTVIENS comes from the coding sequence ATGACCGAACACCTGTCCCACCGCCCCTCGACCGCACCGGTGCTCATCACCGACGCACCGATGTCGTACGAGGAGGAGCTGGCGGTCCGCAAGCGCCGCTACGCGCTCATGATGGGGATGCGCATCCCGCTGATGATCGCCGCGGTCGTGTTCATCTCGGTGCCGTGGGTCGCGGTGACGCTGCTGCTCGCCTCGGTCCCGCTGCCCTGGATGGCGGTCCTGATCGCCAACGACCGGCTGCCGCGCAAGGTCGAGAAGGTCAACCGCTACCGCAGCCGTCCGGACGAGCTCGAGGCCCGCGAGCACACGGTGATCGAGAACAGCTGA
- a CDS encoding IclR family transcriptional regulator → MRKSDTDADVPPEGAVVRSATVQSVERAIDLLEAMAEAGGTAGLSHLAATSGLPLPTIHRLVRTLAGRGYVRQESSREYALGPRLVRLGDTAGRLVGVWARPQLASLVDTLGESANLALMEGSQVVYVAQAPGRHSMRMFTEVGRRVSPHCTAVGKALLSRMSPDRVAEILRHTDMVSHTENTITDRAAYERELDRVRAAGFAIDEGEQEIGVRCVAVALDGPLPAAVSISGPTTRMTDALVESAVPQLRAAADALVAELARQDTTAGA, encoded by the coding sequence ATGCGGAAGTCCGATACCGACGCCGACGTCCCGCCCGAGGGCGCGGTCGTCCGCTCGGCCACGGTGCAGTCCGTCGAGCGTGCGATCGACCTGCTCGAGGCGATGGCCGAGGCCGGCGGGACGGCGGGCCTGTCCCACCTGGCCGCGACCTCCGGCCTGCCGTTGCCGACGATCCACCGGCTGGTCCGCACGCTGGCCGGGCGCGGCTACGTCCGGCAGGAGTCCTCCCGGGAGTACGCGCTCGGCCCCCGTCTGGTGCGCCTCGGCGACACCGCCGGACGCCTGGTCGGGGTGTGGGCGCGCCCGCAGCTGGCCTCGCTGGTGGACACGCTGGGGGAGAGCGCGAACCTGGCCCTGATGGAGGGCTCGCAGGTCGTCTACGTCGCCCAGGCGCCGGGCCGGCACTCGATGCGGATGTTCACCGAGGTCGGGCGGCGGGTGTCACCGCACTGCACCGCCGTCGGCAAGGCTCTGCTGTCCCGGATGTCGCCGGACCGGGTCGCGGAGATCCTGCGGCACACCGACATGGTCAGTCACACCGAGAACACGATCACCGACCGGGCCGCCTACGAGCGCGAGCTCGACCGGGTCCGTGCGGCCGGTTTCGCGATCGACGAGGGTGAGCAGGAGATCGGCGTCCGCTGCGTGGCGGTGGCCCTGGACGGGCCGCTGCCGGCCGCGGTCTCGATCTCCGGCCCGACCACCCGGATGACCGACGCCCTGGTCGAGTCCGCCGTGCCGCAGCTGCGGGCGGCGGCCGACGCCCTGGTCGCCGAGCTCGCCCGGCAGGACACCACGGCCGGCGCCTGA
- a CDS encoding NADP-dependent oxidoreductase — translation MAAAIVATAFGGPEVLSLVDVEVPVPGPGEATVAVRAAAINPVDHKIFSGAFGADGSSLPLRVGLEGAGVVTAVGEGASVAVGDEVIVAGPGAGGLYASEVTVADTALTAKPAELGWEEAAGLLLVGGTAEHTLVATGVGEGDVVLVHGVAGSVGLVAAQLAIHRGARVIGTAAPARHDALRGYGIEPVAYGEGLADRVRAAAPDGISAAIDTVGTDEAVDVSLDLVADRDRIATIAAFGRAAEAGIKALGGGPGADPGTEIRAAARPELARLAAEGTLTVVVARTYPLAEAADAVRFVQEGHAGGKVVLLP, via the coding sequence ATGGCTGCTGCGATCGTCGCCACCGCGTTCGGTGGCCCGGAAGTCCTCTCCCTCGTCGACGTCGAGGTGCCGGTACCCGGCCCGGGCGAGGCGACCGTCGCGGTCCGCGCGGCCGCGATCAACCCGGTCGACCACAAGATCTTCAGCGGGGCGTTCGGCGCCGACGGGTCGTCGCTGCCGCTGCGGGTCGGGCTGGAGGGTGCCGGGGTCGTCACCGCCGTCGGCGAGGGTGCGTCGGTGGCCGTCGGGGACGAGGTGATCGTCGCGGGCCCGGGTGCCGGCGGGCTCTACGCCTCCGAGGTCACCGTCGCCGACACCGCGCTGACGGCCAAGCCGGCGGAGCTCGGCTGGGAGGAGGCCGCGGGCCTGCTGCTGGTCGGGGGCACGGCCGAGCACACGCTCGTCGCGACCGGTGTCGGCGAGGGCGACGTGGTGCTGGTCCACGGGGTCGCCGGCTCGGTCGGGCTCGTCGCCGCGCAGCTCGCGATCCACCGCGGCGCCCGCGTGATCGGTACGGCCGCCCCGGCCCGGCACGACGCCCTGCGCGGCTACGGCATCGAGCCGGTCGCCTACGGCGAGGGGCTCGCCGACCGGGTCCGCGCGGCCGCGCCGGACGGCATCTCGGCCGCGATCGACACCGTCGGCACCGACGAGGCCGTGGACGTGTCGCTGGACCTGGTCGCCGACCGCGACCGGATCGCCACGATCGCCGCGTTCGGACGGGCCGCCGAGGCCGGCATCAAGGCCCTCGGTGGCGGGCCGGGTGCCGACCCGGGCACCGAGATCCGTGCCGCGGCACGTCCGGAGCTGGCCCGCCTCGCCGCCGAGGGCACGCTGACGGTGGTCGTCGCCCGCACCTACCCGCTGGCCGAGGCCGCCGACGCGGTCCGGTTCGTGCAGGAGGGCCACGCCGGGGGCAAGGTCGTCCTGCTGCCGTAG
- a CDS encoding MOSC domain-containing protein: MQTVSQLGMTPVKSGQLLSPREVRVDRRGIVGDRRFVIVDDGDAQLGRPGKGLFVGVRFDHDDAHATLRVRTPGGDDVSGDATAHGDPFPVDHLGIRTLRCREVGGPWDAALSAHAGRPVRLVRIDDGGNGVDVLPITLLGTGSVRRLERETGAAVDPRRFRAGVLVEAEEHAEDGWDGRLVQVGEVRLRVRSGVPRCVVTSFDPVTGVRDLNVLKSLAAYRPTAGLPDGLMPGFAAMTLSVYAQVETAGRIRVGDEVTVLDEP; encoded by the coding sequence ATGCAGACGGTGTCGCAGCTGGGGATGACCCCGGTGAAGTCCGGTCAGCTGCTCTCGCCCCGCGAGGTCCGTGTCGACCGCCGCGGGATCGTCGGCGACCGGCGCTTCGTGATCGTCGACGACGGCGACGCGCAGCTGGGGCGGCCGGGCAAGGGCCTGTTCGTCGGAGTCCGGTTCGACCACGACGACGCGCACGCGACGTTGCGCGTCCGCACGCCCGGGGGTGACGACGTCTCCGGTGACGCGACGGCCCACGGCGACCCGTTCCCGGTCGACCACCTCGGCATCCGCACGCTGCGGTGCCGGGAGGTCGGCGGGCCCTGGGACGCGGCCCTGTCCGCGCACGCGGGCCGGCCGGTGCGACTGGTGCGGATCGACGACGGGGGCAACGGTGTCGACGTCCTGCCGATCACGCTGCTCGGGACCGGGTCGGTCCGGCGCCTGGAGCGGGAGACCGGCGCCGCGGTGGACCCGCGCCGCTTCCGCGCCGGTGTGCTCGTCGAGGCCGAGGAGCACGCCGAGGACGGTTGGGACGGCCGGCTGGTGCAGGTCGGGGAGGTCCGTCTCCGGGTGCGCAGCGGGGTCCCGCGGTGCGTGGTGACCTCGTTCGACCCGGTCACCGGGGTCCGTGACCTCAACGTCCTGAAGAGCCTGGCGGCCTACCGGCCCACGGCCGGTCTGCCGGACGGCCTGATGCCCGGGTTCGCGGCGATGACACTGTCGGTCTACGCCCAGGTGGAGACCGCGGGCCGGATCCGCGTCGGGGACGAGGTCACGGTTCTCGACGAGCCGTGA
- a CDS encoding DUF6328 family protein: MVTGSDDWNVEQRDEMPLRRADRNFAELLQELRVVLTGVQILFGFLLTASFSERFTRLDTLQVTVFLVTLLCAATSSALLVAPVAAHRIVFQRGRKPELVRWAHLSALTGMGFLGLTMSSGLLLVFDLAVGRVPAFVVAGVFLAAVVAVWAVVPLSALR; encoded by the coding sequence GTGGTGACCGGCAGCGACGACTGGAACGTCGAGCAGCGCGACGAGATGCCGCTACGGCGGGCCGACCGCAACTTCGCCGAGCTCCTGCAGGAGCTGCGTGTCGTGCTGACCGGGGTGCAGATCCTCTTCGGGTTCCTGCTCACCGCGTCGTTCAGCGAGCGCTTCACACGGCTGGACACCCTGCAGGTGACGGTGTTCCTCGTGACGCTGCTGTGCGCGGCGACGTCGTCGGCCCTGCTGGTGGCGCCGGTGGCCGCGCACCGGATCGTGTTCCAGCGTGGCCGCAAGCCGGAGCTGGTGCGGTGGGCGCACCTGTCCGCACTGACCGGGATGGGCTTCCTCGGACTGACGATGTCGTCCGGGCTGCTGCTGGTGTTCGACCTCGCCGTCGGGCGGGTCCCGGCCTTCGTCGTCGCGGGTGTGTTCCTGGCCGCGGTGGTGGCGGTGTGGGCGGTCGTCCCCCTCTCGGCGCTGCGCTGA
- a CDS encoding response regulator transcription factor, whose product MTTPIRDGRVLVVDDHELVGTSLVLAMRAEGEDATYHRPSSVADVVAATSGAGPGMVVLDLDLGRDRNGEPIDGAAAVPGLVDLGWRVLVLSGTSDGSRVGAALAAGGFGWMHKNAPFAALLATIREARAGRPVMPPGRRERLIELHERRLEENRELAGRLALLSPRELEVLGHLASGKRVQTIAEHYVVSVATVRTQVRAVLTKLAVGSQLEAVALFQRVRERGRR is encoded by the coding sequence ATGACGACACCGATCCGCGACGGGCGGGTGCTCGTCGTGGACGACCACGAGCTCGTCGGCACGTCCCTGGTCCTCGCGATGCGGGCCGAGGGCGAGGACGCGACCTACCACCGGCCGTCGTCGGTGGCCGACGTCGTGGCGGCGACCTCCGGAGCCGGGCCGGGGATGGTCGTGCTCGACCTGGACCTCGGTCGTGACCGCAACGGCGAGCCGATCGACGGTGCGGCGGCGGTGCCGGGGCTCGTCGATCTCGGCTGGCGGGTGCTCGTGCTGTCCGGTACCTCGGACGGGTCCCGGGTCGGTGCCGCGCTGGCGGCGGGCGGCTTCGGCTGGATGCACAAGAACGCCCCGTTCGCGGCGCTGCTGGCGACGATCCGGGAGGCGCGCGCCGGACGGCCGGTGATGCCGCCGGGCCGTCGCGAGCGCTTGATCGAGCTGCACGAGCGACGGCTGGAGGAGAACCGGGAGCTCGCCGGGAGGCTGGCCTTGCTCAGCCCGCGTGAGCTGGAGGTCCTCGGTCATCTGGCCTCCGGCAAGCGGGTGCAGACGATCGCCGAGCACTACGTCGTCTCGGTCGCCACCGTGCGCACCCAGGTCCGGGCCGTGCTGACCAAGCTGGCGGTCGGGTCGCAGCTGGAAGCCGTCGCCCTGTTCCAGCGGGTCAGGGAACGGGGGCGCCGCTGA
- a CDS encoding response regulator transcription factor, producing the protein MTNERNTPLESSTILIVDDHELVGTSLALSLRAEGEDAVYRPAPSAAAVLDAAVRAGTGLVVLDLDLGRDASGTVIDGVQLIPALRGAGWRVLVLSGSSNASRIGSALAAGGFVWVSKNAPFAVLLTAIREARAGRSAMPPGQREHLIELFRRHEAERAEIRAKLGRLTPREREVLGELAAGKRAQAIANQFVVSLPTVRTQVRAVLGKLEVGSQLEAVALYRRIG; encoded by the coding sequence GTGACGAACGAACGCAACACCCCGTTGGAGTCCTCGACGATCCTCATCGTCGACGACCATGAGCTGGTCGGGACCTCCCTGGCCCTGAGCCTGCGCGCAGAGGGGGAGGACGCCGTCTACCGGCCGGCCCCCTCGGCCGCGGCGGTGCTGGACGCGGCCGTGCGGGCCGGGACCGGTCTGGTCGTGCTCGACCTCGACCTCGGCCGTGACGCGTCCGGGACGGTGATCGACGGCGTGCAGCTGATCCCCGCTCTGCGCGGGGCCGGCTGGCGGGTGCTGGTCCTGTCCGGGAGCTCCAACGCCTCCCGGATCGGGTCCGCGCTGGCCGCGGGCGGCTTCGTCTGGGTCTCGAAGAACGCGCCGTTCGCGGTGCTGCTCACCGCCATCCGGGAGGCCCGCGCCGGACGGTCGGCCATGCCGCCCGGGCAGCGGGAGCATCTCATCGAGCTCTTCCGCCGTCACGAGGCGGAGCGGGCGGAGATCAGGGCGAAGCTGGGGCGTCTGACCCCGCGCGAGCGCGAGGTCCTCGGTGAGCTGGCGGCGGGCAAACGGGCCCAGGCCATCGCGAACCAGTTCGTGGTGTCCCTGCCGACGGTGCGGACCCAGGTCCGCGCGGTGCTCGGGAAGCTCGAGGTGGGCTCCCAGCTCGAGGCCGTCGCGCTCTACCGCAGGATCGGCTGA
- a CDS encoding DUF5995 family protein, translating to MVGHDRRTVPTYAGGVLECLATPPEDVRGVLDRLDRLQELTESGPRGADDGLACFNHLYRQVTREVLDRLDGQELFREPEFVALLDVEFARRYFAVVRADASGLPVPRSWSVLLERRGDPGTGPMELAVAGVNAHVGYDLAPAVVQTCTLLGRGALGPTELADHHALTAIFARHMVALRADFETWLGRDLDPAVLDKIMDGADTLGVVLAGDAAWRRAEHLWSLRTRPAAYERECDCIDWGAAMVGRAVLQVGSTP from the coding sequence ATGGTCGGCCACGACAGGCGCACGGTACCCACCTACGCCGGCGGGGTGCTCGAATGCCTGGCCACACCGCCCGAGGACGTCCGCGGTGTGCTGGACCGCCTGGACCGGCTGCAGGAGCTGACGGAGTCGGGCCCGCGCGGTGCCGACGACGGGCTGGCCTGCTTCAACCACCTCTACCGGCAGGTGACCCGGGAGGTTCTGGACCGGCTCGACGGCCAGGAGCTGTTCCGGGAGCCGGAGTTCGTGGCCCTCCTCGACGTCGAGTTCGCACGCCGGTACTTCGCCGTCGTGCGGGCCGACGCCTCCGGGCTGCCGGTCCCGCGCTCGTGGTCGGTGCTGCTCGAGCGCCGCGGCGATCCGGGGACCGGGCCCATGGAGCTCGCCGTCGCCGGGGTGAACGCGCACGTCGGCTACGACCTGGCGCCGGCCGTCGTGCAGACCTGCACGCTGCTCGGTCGCGGCGCCCTCGGGCCGACCGAGCTCGCCGACCACCATGCCCTCACGGCGATCTTCGCGCGGCACATGGTGGCGCTGCGGGCGGACTTCGAGACCTGGCTGGGGCGCGATCTCGACCCGGCCGTCCTCGACAAGATCATGGACGGCGCGGACACGCTCGGCGTCGTCCTGGCCGGGGACGCGGCCTGGCGCCGCGCGGAGCACCTGTGGTCGCTGCGCACCCGCCCGGCCGCCTACGAGCGTGAGTGCGACTGCATCGACTGGGGAGCGGCGATGGTCGGGCGGGCGGTGCTGCAGGTGGGGAGCACACCGTGA